A window of Thermoplasmata archaeon genomic DNA:
ACATAGGTTGATTTTATTCTGAATTCTTCTGTTTGGTGATACTTCCTTCGATGAGATATTGATACAATCTTTCTTCGACAGGTACTCTGAGAGTCATCGGGATATTGACCACGCTCTTATCGGCATCGCGCATGATCATTTCCTTCATTTCTTTGATTACAGGATCGATTTTTCCTAAGTAGTAGAAGGTTGCGTCTTCATTATCACTTTTCATAACGAACAGATATCTTTGCAGATCCTGATCTATCAGTTTCTTGACTTCTTTGCTATCGAGTCTGCGTCCATTCTTCGTCATCCAACTTATTTTCCCTCTGTTGATGAAATGATCCTCGTAATTAATTGTAGAACTGATGTTCTCACTTTTGTGATAGGTGACGAAAATAGGACAGGTCTGCCCCTGAATAATGTATCCGCCTATGTTCAAAGGTGTGATGCTCTTGGGCCAATTGAGCAATTTGCAAACATCTTCTCTCGAATATTTTTCGTATAGAACAAATCTGTCGGAATTGTTTGAAGAGTATTTCCTGAGATAGATCTGTCTACTGCATAAAACAGCGTCTTCTACATATTCTTTGAATTGTTCGTTCTCAAGATTTCCTCTGAATGAATCTTTCAAACACACTGAATTGTTTTTGATTTCGATAATTCCGTTTTCTTTTCCGTAGAAGTTACCGGAGATCACTGAAATGCATGATTCGTAATCAGAATCAGATATGACTGGATAGCATTCTTTCAACTGTTTTACAAATTCTTCTTTCGTTGTGATTCCTTTTTCTAAGAGTGATCTTAACATGATGTTCTCGTGGGCGCGTTTTCCCGGAATCAGTATTTTTGAAAGATTTTTCAGGAGCTCATTCTGCTCGTTTGATAAATCGTAATCGATCAATTTCAGAGTCTTTCTGAATTTGTATAGATTATCATAATTTTTGATTATAACTGCAGGATCGATCTTATCGTGAGATTCTAAATAGCATAGATTTGGAGGGAATCCGAGCATATTCGAAAGCGTAACATATTGCGATTTTATCAGATATGAAATATTCTTAGCTTTGTTTATGGAATCATATATTTTCTCTTCCGATATCCTGTCGAATTGTATGATCGATGAACCTGTGATCGGGTCGGTCATCAGGCGTTTACGGAGATGATCCTTGTTCATCGAGTTGTCTCCGGACAAGGCCATCATGATCATGTAATTGTTATCGTAATTGCCGATGAAATCTAGAACCGTAAGATAGGGTTTCACTGTATCGTCCAATGCAGTTTTTCTTAGACCGCGACCTAGTTGTTGAATGAAAATCGTAATTGATTGTGTAGGCCTAAGCATGATTATCTGATTGATGGATTTGATGTCTATTCCTTCGTTGAAAATGTCGATGGTAATTAGGTAGTCTAATGAATCTTCACCCTCATCCATTTCCAATCTGTGAATCGCAAT
This region includes:
- a CDS encoding DUF3427 domain-containing protein, producing the protein MPEEYSLNLSTGEVTTDGNPSIPALVYNDSPTKSVFSAINRELRKCKSFEFSVAFITDSGITPFCHFLKNHPDVVGRIITTDYLQFSEPKALKKLLELKNVECRVYTKAAFHTKGYLFHNDEGSSLIIGSSNITNTALFYNKEWNVNITSGDEDNQIIEQTEKEFNKMWSESEIMDLEWVEDYESRYDFDNPRRIESIDLPIIKQIEPNAMQKEALKQLSNVRQAGSKKALIVSATGTGKTYLSAFDIKNFGAKKVLFLVHREQILDSAIATFKRLFKNEFSMGKISGTKKDFDADFIFSTTQSMTKETTLNHFSSDHFDYIVCDEAHHSISPHYKKIIDHFKPKFMLGMTATPERMDKMDIFELFDHVIAYEIRLQDALSADLLCPFHYYGISDIVVDDKPLDENSDFNLLTSDERVKHIMTQAEYYGYAGQRVKGLIFCRDKKEGQTLSNEFNKRGWRTLFVCDKTTEKEREIAIHRLEMDEGEDSLDYLITIDIFNEGIDIKSINQIIMLRPTQSITIFIQQLGRGLRKTALDDTVKPYLTVLDFIGNYDNNYMIMMALSGDNSMNKDHLRKRLMTDPITGSSIIQFDRISEEKIYDSINKAKNISYLIKSQYVTLSNMLGFPPNLCYLESHDKIDPAVIIKNYDNLYKFRKTLKLIDYDLSNEQNELLKNLSKILIPGKRAHENIMLRSLLEKGITTKEEFVKQLKECYPVISDSDYESCISVISGNFYGKENGIIEIKNNSVCLKDSFRGNLENEQFKEYVEDAVLCSRQIYLRKYSSNNSDRFVLYEKYSREDVCKLLNWPKSITPLNIGGYIIQGQTCPIFVTYHKSENISSTINYEDHFINRGKISWMTKNGRRLDSKEVKKLIDQDLQRYLFVMKSDNEDATFYYLGKIDPVIKEMKEMIMRDADKSVVNIPMTLRVPVEERLYQYLIEGSITKQKNSE